A window of Aromatoleum bremense genomic DNA:
CGGGGAGGCCCGGACGAAAGCGGCGAATGAAGCGCGTCAGCCCGCACCCGTCGAGCCCGCCGGGCATCACGACGTCCGACAGCACGAGCGAGATGGCCGTCACGTTCTCGACGATGTCGGCCGCTTCCTGGCCGCTTTCGGCCTCCAGCACCGAACAGCCGAGCGCGGCCAGCTGCTTGCGCACGACGGTGCGTACCTCGGGGTCGTCCTCGACGAGCAGCACCAGCTGTCCCGCAAGATGCGTCCCGCGTGCCGCGGCGCGGCCCGCCTCCCCGGCTGCTGCAGGACTCGCGACGGTGCGCGGCAGCAACAGCGCGACCGCGGTGCCGCAGGCCTGGCGGCTGCGGATGCGTACCGCTCCGCCCGACTGGCACGCGAAGCCATAGACCATCGGCAGGCCCAGCCCGCTGCCCATGCCGAAACGCTTCGTCGTGAAGAAAGGTTCGAACACGTGCGCGAGCGTCGTCGCATCCATCCCGGTGCCGGTATCGCGGACCGTCACCTGCACGTAGTCGCCCGGGGGAATATCCAGCTCCGCAGCGGCGCCCGCCTCGAGCGTCTCGACTGCGGACTCGATGCGCAGCTCCCCGCCATCGGGCATCGCGTCGCGTGCGTTGAGGGCAAGGTTGAGCAGCGCGCTCTCGAGCTGGTGTGCGTCGGTCATCGCAACCAGTTCGGCATTGCGGCTCGATGTGTGCAGCGCGATGGTTTCGGGCAGCGAGCGCCGGATCAGCTTCGCCATGCCCAGAATCAGCTCGTTGACTTCGACCGGGCGCGGCGCAAGCGGCTGCTGGCGCGAGAACGCCAGCAGCCGCTCGATCAACTGCGCGCCACCTTGCGCGGCCTGCATCGCCGGGGCGACGAATTCCTCGATCGCGGCGTCGTCCGGGCGCGCTTCCCGCAGGCCCGCGAGATTGCCCATGACGACGGTCAGCATGTTGTTGAAGTCGTGCGCGAGCCCGCCGCTCAACTGGCCGATCGCCTCCATCTTCTGCGCCTGCGCGAGCGCGCGCTGCGTCCGGCGCTGCTCGGTGATGTCCACCGCGTGCACGTAGCAGCCGAGCACTTCGCCGGCGGCGCCGATGTCGGGCACCAGGGTGCTGCGCGCGTGCAGCGTGCGCCCTGCCACATCGCTCATCGTGTATTCGTAGGTGACCTGCTCGCCGCCCAGCGCCCGGCCCAGCGGCTCGCGCACTGCGTCGAAAACCTCCGCGGGCACGACGTCCACGATCCGGCGCCCGACAACTTGGTTGCTTTCCCGTCCGAACCATATCGCGTACGCCTTGTTCGCGTAGCGATACGTCCAGCTGTCGTCGAAATAGGCGATATGCGCCGGAATTGCATCCATGATGTCGCGCAGGCGCCGGTTCTCGGCGGTCCGGTCCCCGGGCTGCGCCGAAGGCCTGTCGTCCATGTCCATACCTTTTCCCGTCGCGCGCCGCGATTGCCGCACGGCGCTTCATCCCTGTTCCGCCTGATTCTAGCGCCCGTCCCGACGCCGCCGGAGCGACGACAAGATTGAGTACATTTGCGCGCAATTTGCGACAAGGTTTGTTGCGATGCTTGATCGTGTCCGCTCACGTTCGCCGCTTGCGTGGGTCCGTCGGAACGATCGCCCCAGGAGGAATAATTGTCGAATAGCCCATATGCCCAAGGTCTGGCAAAGAACACCGCGAACTACGTCCCGCTGTCGCCGCTGAGCTTCATCGAGCGCTCGGCCCAGGTGTACCCGCAGCGCACCGCGGTAATCCATGGCGCGCGCCGCTTCACCTGGCAGGAAACCTATGCGCGTTGCCGTCGTCTCGCGAGCGCGCTGGTGCAGCACGGCGTCGGCCGCGGCGATACGGTCGCGGTGATGCTGCCGAACGTCCCGGCGATGTTCGAAGTGCACTTCGGCGTGCCGATGATCGGCGCGGTGCTCAACACCCTCAACACCCGCCTCGACCCGGAAGCCATCGCCTTCATGCTCGCGCACGGCGAAGCGAAAGTGCTGATCACCGACCCCGAGTTCGCGTCGCTCGTCAGGCCCGCGCTGGAGCGGTTCGACGGGCCCAAGCCGCTCGTCATCGATGCGCTCGACGCCGAATACCCGGGCACCGACCGCCTCGGCGCGATCGAGTACGAAGAATTCCTCGCCGCCGGCGACGCCGAGTTCGCCTGGAGCCTGCCGCCCGACGAATGGGATGCGATCGCGCTGAACTACACGTCCGGCACCACCGGCAACCCGAAGGGCGTCGTCTATCACCATCGCGGCGCGTACCTCAACGCGGCGTCGAACATCATCAGCTGGGGCATGCCGCAGCATGCGGTGTATCTGTGGACGCTGCCGATGTTCCACTGCAACGGCTGGTGCTTCCCGTGGACGATGGCCGCAAACGCCGGCATCAACGTGTGCCTGCGCAAGGTCGATGTCGCGCTGATCTACGAGCTGATCCGCACGTACAAGGTCAGCCATTTCTGCGGCGCGCCGATCGTGCACGGCATGCTGATCAACGCGCCCGAAGGCATGCGCGACGGCATCACGCACAAGGTTTCGGCGCTGATCGCCGGCGCTGCGCCACCGGCCGCGATCATCGAAGGCATGGAGCGCATCGGTTTCGACATCACGCACGTCTACGGGCTGACCGAAACCTATGGCCCGGCGTCGGTATGTGCGAAGCACCCGTCGTGGGACGAACTGCCGATCGACCGCCGCGCCGAGCGCAACGGCCGCCAGGGCGTGCGTTACCACATGCAAGAAGCGATTGCGGTGCTCGACCCCGAAACGATGGAGCCGGTGCCGGCCGACGGCGAGACGATGGGTGAGATCATGTTCCGCGGCAACCTCGTCATGAAGGGCTACCTGAAGAACGAGAAGGCGAGCGACGAGGCCTTCGCCGGAGGCTGGTTCCACACCGGCGACCTCGCGGTGATGCACCCGGACGGCTACGTCAAGATCAAGGACCGCTCCAAGGACGTCATCATCTCGGGCGGCGAGAACATCTCGTCCCTCGAAGTCGAGGAAGCGCTGTACCGTCACCCGGCAGTGATGACGGCCGCGGTCGTCGCGAAGCCCGACGAGAAATGGGGCGAAGTGCCGGCGGCATACATCGAGGTCAAGGACGGCGCGGCGGTCACCGTCGACGACATCATCGCCCACTGCCGCGAGCACCTCGCCCGCTACAAGGTGCCCAAGCACATCGAGTTCTGCGTGCTGCCGAAGACCTCGACCGGCAAGATCCAGAAATTCGTGCTGCGCGAGCAGGCCAAATCGGCCTTGGCGATCGACTGATCGAGCTTCCGGAGGAACCGGGCCGGGAATCTTTTCCGCGCGCCCGGGCCGGGATTGCCGGCCGGCGCATTTCGTTCGCATGGCGCCTTCCCGCCAGTTCGAAACGGTGCGTCGGCGCCGCCAGCACTGTGCCGCAAACGCCCGGCCGCAGCTCGCCCCAAGCAATCGGCATGCCCTTCGGCGGTGCCGGCGCTGCCGCCCGCGACCTGCCCGCAGCAGCCGCAAACCGCCATTCGATGCGGGTTCACCCCTATCCTCGTCGCGTTGACGCCCCCCTACCCCGGTGTTAGCTTAGTTCCGCCCGGAATTGAATCCCCATATACCTTGAGCATCAAGATTCATCGCTGGCGGGACTTGCGGTCCTGTCGGCGGTGATGCGATTGGCGTCGGCGCGGGCTCGCCGGCACAGTTCAGCTTCCCACGAGTGAGGCAGGATCTGTCAGACGCGATGAGCACGGACTTCATTCTTCAAACACGAGACCTGACGAAGGAATTCAAGGGTTTCGTCGCCGTCGACAAGGTCAATCTCAAGGTGCGCCGCGGCT
This region includes:
- a CDS encoding PAS domain-containing sensor histidine kinase, with the translated sequence MDDRPSAQPGDRTAENRRLRDIMDAIPAHIAYFDDSWTYRYANKAYAIWFGRESNQVVGRRIVDVVPAEVFDAVREPLGRALGGEQVTYEYTMSDVAGRTLHARSTLVPDIGAAGEVLGCYVHAVDITEQRRTQRALAQAQKMEAIGQLSGGLAHDFNNMLTVVMGNLAGLREARPDDAAIEEFVAPAMQAAQGGAQLIERLLAFSRQQPLAPRPVEVNELILGMAKLIRRSLPETIALHTSSRNAELVAMTDAHQLESALLNLALNARDAMPDGGELRIESAVETLEAGAAAELDIPPGDYVQVTVRDTGTGMDATTLAHVFEPFFTTKRFGMGSGLGLPMVYGFACQSGGAVRIRSRQACGTAVALLLPRTVASPAAAGEAGRAAARGTHLAGQLVLLVEDDPEVRTVVRKQLAALGCSVLEAESGQEAADIVENVTAISLVLSDVVMPGGLDGCGLTRFIRRFRPGLPVILMSGYVDRADAITKDLGVPLLAKPFSKERLSAMLDAICR
- a CDS encoding acyl-CoA synthetase; this encodes MSNSPYAQGLAKNTANYVPLSPLSFIERSAQVYPQRTAVIHGARRFTWQETYARCRRLASALVQHGVGRGDTVAVMLPNVPAMFEVHFGVPMIGAVLNTLNTRLDPEAIAFMLAHGEAKVLITDPEFASLVRPALERFDGPKPLVIDALDAEYPGTDRLGAIEYEEFLAAGDAEFAWSLPPDEWDAIALNYTSGTTGNPKGVVYHHRGAYLNAASNIISWGMPQHAVYLWTLPMFHCNGWCFPWTMAANAGINVCLRKVDVALIYELIRTYKVSHFCGAPIVHGMLINAPEGMRDGITHKVSALIAGAAPPAAIIEGMERIGFDITHVYGLTETYGPASVCAKHPSWDELPIDRRAERNGRQGVRYHMQEAIAVLDPETMEPVPADGETMGEIMFRGNLVMKGYLKNEKASDEAFAGGWFHTGDLAVMHPDGYVKIKDRSKDVIISGGENISSLEVEEALYRHPAVMTAAVVAKPDEKWGEVPAAYIEVKDGAAVTVDDIIAHCREHLARYKVPKHIEFCVLPKTSTGKIQKFVLREQAKSALAID